Genomic DNA from Solanum pennellii chromosome 3, SPENNV200:
TTTGAATTCTATATCAACAGAATATTCATTTTGTAAATACAATCAACAAGATTAAATTACcagtcccccccccccctcccccttttttttttcccctctctctctctaacATAAAggtatttttcttattaatcgATTCGAAGGAGAGGAAAAAGCTTCCTAAAAAGACGCATTATAGAATGATCAACCAGTCTCTTGTTTTGAACTGTCCACTTTCTTACTAAaagtaaatacataaaaaagggagaaattgatttgagagttgttttgcctttttttgaaacaatttctccatgATTCTTAAAGGCTAGAGCCTACATGTGTTGTTTGCTTTTCCTCATTTTCAACACTCTTTGCTACCAAAGCATCTTCTAGTTTATGATGAGAATGTAAAGGGTACTTCAAATAAGGTGAGTCTAATATTGTAGCTCCTTATCACAAACAAAGTTCAGGTCTTTGTCATTCAGAGCGTGCACTTTCAGTTACTGGAGCTGTTATTTTAAACTGTGAATCATGGACTGAATTATTGATTTGACTGAATAAGTTGTTTTCCTCATGTAAGCCTGATTTTTATTACCTACTATAATATCCAGGTTGGCAGCAAATTTGGCGAGAGCACGCTGAAACTGGGATCAATATTAACTGATGGGCAAGTTGGCAGGTTTGGTGACATATTACCCGTTCAAGCTTCTGGCTTCCATTCCTTCTTCACAACTGCCAGATCAGAGTAACTGTTGAGAAACTTTTAACGAGCTTTATTCAAAACAACAACGTTGAAGTTGACAATAGTTGCTTTTGCCGGATACAGAAAGGTAATTTAGTAAAGATCAAGAATGTACGGATGTTGAACATTAGGAGATGGATATTCATTTTTGAGAGGAAAGTATCGTTACTTATCGTATTTTTTGCAGTCACGTATAAGGGAATTTTACTCTGtaatttatgatattgattGGAACCAGCAGTCGATGAGCTTAATCTGCTTGTACAAAAGAGGATAAACGAAAAGATGTTTCAGTAATGTGTAAAATGATGTTACTCTTTTAGTTACATTTTCCATCCACTTATACAATTAGCTGTGTTGAAGTAGGTGAAAGTACAAGGCACAACAAGTATATGAATGTATGTGATGCAGGtcagtaatatttttttttttaagtgttgtAATGTATAATTGTGTCGGTCAAATGTGATTCAGTAAGTGGCCCATGGAAATGTCATATTTGGATTGTATCCCCCACACAGAGCAGttcaatataataaattaatgatcCACATTTTCCATCAACCAACTGCTTTCTCCCTGTTATTGCCCAATTCTCTATCACTcatcatcaaaataaataaatatgacaGTCTTTATCCTTGAAATTTTTGGTGTGATTTTCATTGTGGAGTTAATCCCTAATCATTTCACTATTTAAGTTAAAGCAATGGTTGAGGAGTCAATTTATTTCGTATGTAGCTGAATAGGCTCAAATATATGAATTCACAtgtaataataatttgaaaacgATATGTATACATTATTTATACTCATACGTTGACAGTGAACTGAACTGATGATTCTTCATTAGTGTCTAGTTTTATTCTTTGGGTTCTAATTCTactataataatagtaataataagaaaagttaGCACCTTTATAAATATTCTCCATGCCACTTGACATTGCAATcgaaaatattatatttcataagaaaagtttcattttttttgttatgctACAAGTTATGGTGTAACTACCTAAGAATTCGGACATAAATGTATCTTATTAAATTCAGATATTATAAACGATACTACAATCAAAAGAGGCACTCCCATGATTGATTTGGGATGAATAGAATTCTTCTATATCCGTAACAGAAGTCTAGGGTTCAAActttaaagaatgaaaaagaaagtgtttttttctttatttaataataGGCCTTGcacaatattaatttaaattaagagCTCAACGCAAATATCGTTCTATTACGATAAAGTACAAAATAAAGTTGTTCTATTACAATAATATTTCTTATTCAGTCAGACCCTACCACTAACTGAACAAAAAAGATACTGTTTGAGTAGTATTGTGCTTATTCTATACAAGAAGAAATTAAACACACGACATTATCTCTTGTGGGAAtgcaaataaatcaaataacaGTCATTAAATAGTTGGCATTTTCTTGCTTTTCtgatttgaattttctttaaaaaattagttagaGAACTATCAGAGTAGGGCAGTAGTTAGTGAAGAAAGTCTGATAAATTAAAGAATCTAAATTAGGTAGCTTGTCTAAAATCCAAAAGTATTAATCAAAACCCCATCTTTTTAATGAATTAGTTACACCAAAAGATGGTATTAATGAAATGAGATAACAATTACATTAGATACTAAAAATTGATTCTTTAGAAGAGAGAAACATGCTAcacaattaatcaattaatgttTTGTTTTAGTATCTGTCTAATATTTAGTGAGAGGTAGTTGGGATTTGAGGAAATAATTAAGGTGGGTAAAgttatgaaaatttaatttttctataaatgTTCTTTTAGTTATAcacttttcttattttattttttatatcaaaaattgTTGTATTTGAATTGGagatttttttataatgataagTGCGATAGTTTACTTTCCTCATACTTAACTTATagaattttctaaattattattttatttaattatacaaCTTGTTTAACCGAAAAACCAAGAAATACACCATATAAAAACTTCATAAAGCcatttttttaactatttaaattaTACTCTAATTAATCAAcgcaataatttttattttattttaaaaagaacttTAATGAGTTTATTATTACCAAAATTAGTTCCATTTTGTTCGACAGTGACAAGTAGCTGCCGACACTCATTTCCGAACCAACCTTGTTGATTAGGCTCGGAATCAGGTTCAGCTTCGGGCAACTTCCGAACCTCCTCCTTCTACTTGTCTCTTATATGCTTCATTCACTCTGCTTCCTCATACTACTTCTCTGTTTCTCTACAAAAAAATTCtgcaaattaataaaataaaaatcccaTGCAATTCATACAAAACACACAGTTCAtgggatttttgaatttatgaacAATTCCATAAAATATTCAAAGAATTTTTCTGGGTAGTTTTGTGTCAGACTGTTCAGAATTCTACTATAATTCAGTTgtagaattttgaaaaaatgttgCACACAAAATCAGAGTCAGATATAACAAGTTTAGCACCGTCGTCGCCGTCgaggtcaccaaaacggccagTTTACTATGTACAGAGTCCTTCAAGGGACTCACAGGATGGGGATAAATCAGCATCCATGCAGCCGACGCCGAGTTTCAATAGTCCAATGGAATCTCCTTCGCATCCTTCATTTGGGCGGCACTCGAGGAATTCGTCGGCTAGTCGATTTTCCGGGATATTTAGGTCGTCTTCCGGCAGGAAAAATGGCCGGAAAAGGAACGATAAAGGGTGGCCGGAATGTAATGTAATTTTGGAAGAAGGTAAGTATGATGAATTTGATGAGGAAAAGGGATTAACTCGGCGGTGTCAGGCTTTGCTTGCTCTTTTGGggtttgttgttttgttttccATCTTTTGCCTCATCATTTGGGGCGCTGGACGTCCTTTCAAAGCTGAGATTACTGTCAGggtatgtttttttctttttgcgaATTCAGAATTTTGAGTTTATTGATTCTACAAAAATTGGTAATAGGATTTTTGGCAAAAACTTATACTCTAGTAGAATGAAAATTCTGAATTTTGTGTTAGTACTCCAAATTATGAGACATAGGTAGTATATGTTAGCTTCTGGGCAAGAGAGGCTAATTCTGTCTGCAGTTATGATGGTGTTTTGGCTTTTATTGCGCATTGGTAATAGATATGGCTTTTTTCAGCACTAAACAAAATATTACTAACTTTATTGAAATAAACAACTGCCCCTTCCGTTTCAATCAGGTGGCTCTGTTGGAATTTCGAACTGGAGAGgcggtgttttttttttaatatatagttttcaaatatataaattttatttaaaaaaactgAAAGATCTTGTTTGATCATGGTCGGAGTTTTGTTTGATCATAGTTTAGAAGTTTGAATCTTGAAATTTCAAATGTGTCACATAAGTTACGACAAAGGTAGTTCACACAGGGTGGAGTTACAATATTGAAATAAGGATTAAATCTATTGTGTGAAATTCCTGGTGTGATTTCATGCTTCTAATGGAACTAAGTTATCCTGATGCAACATCCAATTCCATCTATCATGACACTTCTTTATTGAACTTAGTATGCGTGCATGACTTGTTATAATTTTGATCCTATTGATAGTATAGAGAATGGGTCTAGTGGGTTCTACTTTATCATAAATTAGTAGCAGCGAAATCCAAAATTGACATGGTTATATTTCAATAGCAAGTCACCGATAAGCACTCTTTCTCCTCGTGATGTTAATTTTTGGTCAAGAGCTGCGAGTGGGGACTGCGAAAGAAGGGTTAAAAGCCAAAAAGCCTTTGGTTCATAGTTCTAGCAAGTTGACCAACTTTTTCTTTGTGGTTCTTTACAGAGTATGGTTGTGAATAACTTCTACGTCGGTGAAGGTTCGGACTTCACTGGAGTTGTAACTAAGATGATGACAGTGAATGCATCGTTAAGAATAAGCGTGTACAATCCTGCTACGTTCTATGGCATTCATGTTACCTCCACCCCCATCAATCTCATCTATTCAGACATCGTTGTTGCTAGCGGTCAGGTAATCTCATTacatatttctttcatttctcaGTTAGGATATCTCTCTTGTTGCTCTGCCTTTTCAATTAGCAAGCATTGTTCTAACGGAGTGTTAGATGGACGGTTTGGACTAATTTGGGCAAGGTAAAACAGACTGAGTGAATAATAGGTTGGGTAATAGACTTCCCCAATATTGGCTGGATAAAGATGGATGGATCAGATTGGGCTAAACAACGGATTGTAACCAactcaaaaatcattttcatttgggtatttgttctttttataattttgtctAATTACCAAATATatagaagttttttttaatcataaacaAGCACAAACTTAATTCTTAATGTTTTGATAAGTTATTTTACGAGTCAATTAGGGCTACCTTCTGCGGTCCAAATTGAGTCAATTATGCTCAAAATGACCTGTCAATGTATATGTGCCAAGTCTAACTTGCCAAGTCTGGGGGGTTTGACATGTTATGTTTTTAAAGGGCTCAACGTGACACCCTCTCTGTATGATGTACGAGTTGCCAAATTCATGGTGGGAAGTGTCACCAATGTTGAGAAAACGGTGAAACAACATCGATTAGTAAAACTTGACCTATTGCAGGTCTTGATACCTTCATATTCTAAATTTTCTTTGGTTTTGCAgctaagaaaatattttcaaccgAGGAAGAGTAGGCGTACTGAGTTAGTGAGCATAGAAGCGACAAAGGTTCCCTTGTATGGAGCTGGATCAAGTCTTGATGCAGCAACCAACGGTGGTTTTAAAGTTCCATTAAAGTTGGAGTTTGAAATCAAGTCGCGCGGAGATGTGGTGGGGAAATTAGTCAGAACAAAGCACAAAAAGGAAATCTCATGTAATTTAGTCATCGACTCTACTAGCACAAAACCCATCAAGTTCAAGAAGAATTCTTGTGTTTACACCTGAAGAAGATATGATCGTTCGCTTCAATTTTCAGTTTGTGTGCAGACAACTTTCTGTAAAATTCTCGTCTTAGCAATGTTCATTTTTCACTTTGGGTGTGACAAGCTTGTgtaaaatttctctttttattagCAAAGTAAGTACAATTTTGAGAACACTATATATCATTCGAATAAAATAGCATTTCCCTCAAAAGAACATTGTTGGCTGCAAGTTGAATTGGTGTACATATGTAAGTTTGGGTTTATGAATGATAATTGTATTATGAAAAATCTATTTACCTATCGTCTATATAAGAGTTCGGGAGGAAGGGAGCGTCCTCCTTCGTATTAAGAGTGTGGTGGGGAGGCCAGGGAAGATGAATTGGGATCGAGAGACAATGATCATGCCTCTCCTTTATCGGTAggattttcatcatttttaatcTATAATTCCAAGTTTTTATTAAATGGGAACATTTTAAGACATTTTATAGACTTAAATCAGAAGATGTACTAACTAATGGAAAGGAATTGAAAATGGAATTAGCATTTATAGGTTAAACTTTTTGTGCAACTACAAAAAGAACTTTATTTTATGAGCTATTATCGTCATATAATTCCTAATGCCGATATTAACCATAATGTAAAGCTTAAATTTTCCAATATTTACATTTATTCAACCGTTACGTTGCCGATTGATACCGCCGGTCAAATGATAACATTAAACTACTATTAAAGTATGGTTGAATGGATTGAATTTATTCAGCTTTAACTAAAAGCATTGATTTTGAGGCTTAAATATACAGAAGGTTTCATTCGAAAACGTGTCTAATAGGATAACCTTGTGTTCCAATAAAAGCAGAAAGAGCGAAGgattaaaaaaaacacttgaTATAGCTGATATTTTGAGTTCTTTTTTTCCCCACCTaaatcactaattttttttggttgaaacaCACTTTAATTATTCATTGTTCAGAGTTTCCATCTAAACAACAATGATATTCCAGAtaagaaaaatgaacaaataatagttaaagttttgttttgataaatatttagtaataatttaggaagaaaaatcatatttgtgaCAATTTATCTATAGAACTTTAACTCTGAACACTGCGtgagaaatcaaaaaataaaaaatatatggaacTACAAAAGAAAGTACTCCCCCTCCATTCTTTGAATTTGTTATTTTCGATTTTcgagaattaatttaataatttttcaagcTAAATTAGAATACATTCAttgtatatttaaaaacaaatgttaaatatttgaaaattatatagaaAGTACTTTAAActgtaaatttttttcatagttATCAAAAATTCCAACTTTTTTCCtatcaatataataatataatttattttaaaatattagttaatttCTATcgattgattttaaaaaattatgataattaaaaagaaacgAAGCGAATATATGTGTATTTGACTACGTAGCAAAAACAAGAAAAGGTAAATTATTCCGGAATCAAAGTCAATTTACGttattatataaagaaatatcCTTTAAATAAATCTTAGGcaataaaaatctaaattaatcCTCCTAATGCAAGAACCGACATTtggctaaaaaaaaaaatgatagcaTTAAAATGTGGCGCAATTGACGTTCAACTTAATATATAGACTCTTGTCAATCTTCTTCAGCGATGTGGCCCTCGCCCTTTTCACTTCACTTTACATCTTCATAGATCCCAATCAAATTTTCACCCATTTTTCAGTATAAAAACTAGAAATCCCGACAAGAATTGATCTGTACACTCGAGGTTTATCATGTTTACTCCAAAACCCACTTCAAGATTCATCCTTTTTACCTTAATCCTTCTTCTCTTGTTCAGCTTTTTGGCTCCATCAATTTCTTCTGAGCTTGACTTAGATGATGAAGAGGGTGATGACATGGAAGGTTTGGAAGAACTCATAGCAttggatgaagaagatgatttGCAGCAAAAACCGCAAGGGGGGCATCATGAGAAACCATCTGAAGCTGAGTTTGTAAGTAAGGCTCAAAGAATAGTACTTGAGCTTAACAATGACAATACTAAGAGGGCAATTGATGGAAATGAGTATGTTTTGGTTCTGGGTTACACCCCGTGGTGCGCCAGGAGTGCGGAGTTAATGCCGAAATTTGCTGAGGCTGCTACTGCTCTCAAAGAATTGGGGAGTCCGCTTTTGATGGCGAAGATTGATGCTGAAAGATACCCTAAAGTTGCTTCTACTCTCGAGATCAGAGGGTTCCCGACTTTGCTTCTGTTTGTCAATGGCACTTCTCAACCTTACACTGGTGGATTCTCCGCGTAagcaatttttaaatatctaaattttgatttgatctAATCCAATTTCGTTTCAAAGATTAGTCAAATTGAATCTTGTTAAACTaaaaatgtcacataaattgggaatTGGGGAGTAGTAAACTAAGCtagaacataaataaaattagggGCACAGCCTT
This window encodes:
- the LOC107013996 gene encoding uncharacterized protein LOC107013996, which produces MLHTKSESDITSLAPSSPSRSPKRPVYYVQSPSRDSQDGDKSASMQPTPSFNSPMESPSHPSFGRHSRNSSASRFSGIFRSSSGRKNGRKRNDKGWPECNVILEEGKYDEFDEEKGLTRRCQALLALLGFVVLFSIFCLIIWGAGRPFKAEITVRSMVVNNFYVGEGSDFTGVVTKMMTVNASLRISVYNPATFYGIHVTSTPINLIYSDIVVASGQLRKYFQPRKSRRTELVSIEATKVPLYGAGSSLDAATNGGFKVPLKLEFEIKSRGDVVGKLVRTKHKKEISCNLVIDSTSTKPIKFKKNSCVYT